The genomic window GGCGACCCACACAGACTCAACACAGACACCTActacacacaacacatcacacccCACGACATCAAACAAACCATCAAAACATTAAAGAATAACACCCCAGGCGaatcaaaaataaacaaaacaatactcCAACACCTACCAGAAGTAGCTCTAGAATGCTACACTAAATTATTAAATATCTCCCTCTCTATGGGTTACTTCCCCCGCCCCtttaaacatgccaaactaatactactaccaaaacCAGGCAAAAACAACACGGATCCCATCAATTAccgccccatctccctccttgaAGTCCCGGGAAAAATATAcgagaaaattataaacaaaagaaCACGCACATACCTCGAAACCAATACCATCCTTCCCAATACACAGCACGGATTCCGCCCGCTCGCTCCACAGACACAGCAACCGCTACCCTAACAGAAGTATTAGGCAAAACACTCGCGGAGAGAAAGCAATGCTGCATAGCACTCCGAGAcgtgtcaaaagctttcgataAGGTATGGCAAAAGGGATTAAAATTCAAAATCAACAACACCGGCATGCCATCGCTACTTAAAAAATTACTGTGTAGCTTTCTAGACAACCGCACAGCAGCCATATCTCTACACAGCTACACAGGCCCACCATTTCAACTCCTCAGCGGGGTACCTCAAGGAAGCTCAATCTCGCCTACTCTAtacacactatacacacacgacacacctaCACCTATCACAGAcagcacacacattatatacgcAGACGACATAACACAAatcatcaccaacacaacacaactcttcGCAAGTTGAACGACGCGACGCCGTTACTACCATGCCTCCCAAAGCATCAGGAAAGGCTGCCAAGAAGGCTGGCAAGGCTCAGAAGGCCATAGCCAaaggggacaagaagaagaagcggaggaggaaggaaagctactccatctacatctacaaggtgctcaagcaggtccaccccgacactggcgtgtcctccaaggctatgtcaatcatgaactctttcgtgaacgacattttcgagcgcatcgctgccgaggcatcccgcctggcacactacaacaagcgctccaccatcaccagccgggAGATCCAGACTGCCGTCCGTCTCCTTCTGCCCGGCGAACTGGCAAAGCACGCCGTCTCTGAGGGCACCAAGGCTGTCACCAAGTACACCTCCTCCAAGTAAACTGACTGTCAGTCAGCTAGAAggggggggaaagaagaaaaaagagcaactgCTGTCTCAGACAGTATTCAAACCCTACCCGGCTCCATAGGAGCCACACctgaatccaaaaaaaaaaaaggagacacaataTAGACAAGTGTGGATGGTGGTCGCCGCTGGTGCACCAGAGCCGGATGGATGGATATGGATGAGCTAGATGGCTGGCTCGTCATTAATGAGGCTCGCAACCGGGTCAGAGCAAAGAGATCCATCATCCactgcacaacagcagcagcccgtagtagtagtatgatgatggtgatgattaagcGTACGTACGATACTAATCACGGCAGGCAGGCTTTGGAGGGTGGGTGCAttcatgctcttcttcttcttcttgattagTGATGATGCCTCCTATTTCAGTAACATAACGTTTTTCATCACACAAAGCTCAGGAAGCACACAGTTATTATAGCTTGTAACATGAATcttcgctccttttttttttttttttttttttttttttctttctttctttctttctttctttgttttcttgactgaattgcagtgaatcaatcaatcaatatatctacAAATCAGATTGGAGGAAAGCAGTCATTCTCCATCGGCCACCGACATACTACTGATCAGAAACATGCACATGGAATATCGGATCCTagacacagagaggaaggttgaagaaaaaaaaaaaaaaaaaaagatagagagagagagagagagagagagagagagagagagagagagagagagagagagagagagagagagagagagagagagagagagagagagagagagaaaaaaaaaaaaaaaaaaagtctttttaATCAGGGAAATCGCTCGACCATACGGATCAAAGCCAACCCATTCATGGTCTatgtaatattattctctttagaTAAAGCACCTTTGGCCCTGAAGAGGGCCtagatattgtttgttgttgcttgctTGCCTTGGATGACACACTTATTAGGCACGCTCGCCACGGATTCGACGAGCCAGCTGGATGTCCTTGGGCATGATAGTGACACGCTTGGCGTGGATGGCGCACAGGTTAGTGTCTTCAAAGAGACCCACGAGATAAGCCTCGGAAGCTTCCTGGAGGGCCATGACAGCGGAGGACTGGAAGCGGAGGTCAGTCTTGAAATCCTGGGCAATTTCACGCACCAAGCGCTGGAAAGGCAGCTTCCTGATAAGCAGTTCGGTGCTCTTCTGATAACGGCGGATCTCACGGAGGGCCACGGTTCCTGGCCTGTAACGGTGGGGCTTCTTGACACCTCCAGTGGCAGGAGCAGATTTGCGAGCTGCCTTCGTGGCAAGCTGCTTGCGGGGCGCCTTGCCACCGGTGGACTTGCGGGCCGTTTGCTTAGTACGTGCCATGGTGAGTAAGTAAGTTACTGCCGCTCGGAACGAACAGTTGGGCGAGTTGAGCGCTTAGGCTGGCACTTCTTTAAATACGGTTTGCCGGGGCCCAACCTTGCCTTACGATTGGACGGGAATGACGTAAGAGTGTTCGACAACCACAGaaaactcccctcctcctaaccataacaacatgtcatgggtaactcaaagaaattgaggcaggcgagagggagagaaaagaggaaggaaagagagaaaagaaaaacacaacaaaaaaaaaaaaaaaaaaaaaaattttaaaacgcacgcacacacacacacacacacacacacacacacacacacacacacacacacacagagagagagagagagagagagagagagagagagagagagagcattgttgtagccaagatgtctcagggatttcgccgtgtcaggtcactcaccactccttttcctaactaaatgaatattgaaaataaaaaaaacttttcgcgtaacaattcttcataaaccacgtactgtacatacatatatctatgataaatttacattatatcctttccttatatgagaatgtaatctctctctctctctctctctctctctctctctctctctctctctctctctctctctctctctctctcacacacacacacacacacacacacacacacacacacacacacacacacacacacacacacacacacactggccgggtggagatatttgggtgtgtctcctttcacgtgtagcccctgttcacctagcagtgagtaggtacgggatgtaaatcgaggagttgtgaccttgttgtcccggtgtgtggtgtgtgcctggtctcaggcctatccgaagatcggaaataatgagctctgagctcgttccgtagggtaacgtctggctgtctcgtcagagactgcagcaga from Portunus trituberculatus isolate SZX2019 unplaced genomic scaffold, ASM1759143v1 PGA_scaffold_511__1_contigs__length_28260, whole genome shotgun sequence includes these protein-coding regions:
- the LOC123500904 gene encoding histone H2B, which encodes MPPKASGKAAKKAGKAQKAIAKGDKKKKRRRKESYSIYIYKVLKQVHPDTGVSSKAMSIMNSFVNDIFERIAAEASRLAHYNKRSTITSREIQTAVRLLLPGELAKHAVSEGTKAVTKYTSSK